A DNA window from Maribellus comscasis contains the following coding sequences:
- a CDS encoding nitroreductase family protein, translating into MELLNKHVTIRKFKEKEINDELLKSIIYSGTRASTTGNMQLYSVVLTKDKTQRERLAPFHFNQPVAKQAPVLLTFIADFNRFVKWCEYRNAHPGYDNFLSFFTAAIDALLFAQNVCIAAENNGLGICYLGTTTYNAQEISEVLQLPKLTFPVTTVAIGYPDERPELTDRISVKGILHNEKYEDYSKEIVDELYSFKENLEMSEQFVKENKKETLAQVFTDIRYKKADNEFFSEKMLNFLKLQGFLG; encoded by the coding sequence ATGGAATTATTAAACAAACATGTTACAATCAGAAAGTTCAAAGAGAAAGAAATCAATGATGAACTTTTAAAGTCGATTATTTATTCAGGAACAAGGGCTTCTACTACAGGAAATATGCAGTTGTATAGTGTTGTGCTTACAAAGGATAAGACGCAAAGAGAAAGGCTTGCTCCTTTTCATTTTAATCAGCCGGTTGCAAAACAAGCTCCGGTACTTTTAACATTTATCGCGGATTTTAACCGCTTTGTAAAATGGTGTGAGTATAGGAATGCACACCCAGGCTACGATAATTTTTTGTCTTTTTTTACTGCTGCTATTGATGCTTTGTTGTTTGCTCAAAATGTTTGTATAGCAGCGGAGAACAACGGACTAGGTATTTGTTATCTTGGTACTACGACTTATAATGCACAGGAGATAAGTGAGGTATTACAATTACCGAAATTGACGTTTCCGGTTACTACTGTTGCCATTGGTTATCCGGATGAGCGCCCGGAGTTAACAGATCGTATTTCAGTAAAAGGCATTTTACATAACGAAAAATACGAGGATTATTCAAAGGAAATAGTAGATGAGCTCTATTCTTTTAAAGAGAATCTGGAGATGTCAGAGCAATTTGTTAAAGAGAATAAAAAAGAAACATTAGCACAGGTTTTTACAGATATTCGCTATAAAAAGGCTGATAATGAATTTTTCTCAGAAAAGATGTTGAACTTTTTAAAGCTGCAAGGATTCTTGGGGTAA
- a CDS encoding T9SS type A sorting domain-containing protein, giving the protein MKKFTGIFLLVEHAFKGVLRKIGLSMVAILMAVTVFGQTPNGDAQDTYHVFAEKVSDCYRADNDYAVEISMRDFVEIDSFRLVLTFDDALFSYKNVTGEHSQIDGVGTGLSVSVVSQSGDDKLVMVWDSGDDPQTIEPNNDTTTVFVLHFGLKGFQHVDGSLAHYQTDLTWLDESSVWNYEGQTSEILTWYVDAGEIDVTQSWPNLEVKVENADCDGGEAIATVTSPVYQTGMLYSFNGNTFTSDSTASLVAPSGPHTVEVMLDECISFVETFSVGAADPIGYYTDEVVFVDCPGGYGDIEIDSMTGTGPYTYFIVPLEDWGAVANGLQFPTMNKEQANEFVSDYEVGNRINELPVGTYFVAVQDANLCADLRDLDWWTPVTIVDEREPWMAVETEHADETCATFGNGKSTLYVSGATPFVDGYNVLVDGVLETNHTDSLILTALEPGAYDITFIDSLQCQWDTTIVIAPAEPISFDVGQTDASCEIDNGEIWIDLATITGGSGSDWADWDWSYATQPDFSDAVAAGTVEDTATGLAPNVYYVRVYDSIGCFDDYVNINNDNAVKILSVEFDLVYDSIACNGGTTDVTVTVANPANHVFGYSMDGTTYTSDNVFEALGANTYTFYVHDSTIDCTNSWTTTIGEPDELVVSVIDLLTSEPSCHDANDGHIQVRAAGGTSFESMGETYFYKYKFDERPWENGGVDNTFAADTGMHTIVVEDYYGCRDTIYHTFSLTPNTIAVVDEYVECFGDLTDLPNNDSTSIVVSWISEPAGQNQGDREPQIYFSDVYMTAAEITSMGTRYTDTTMFGAGDYYFAAIDEWGCMSNVDTLTVTEPVEIMANAEAVKVAGCDGINDGQIKIEAWLGLERKESEGRYQYSFTQSAAIMQQSDWYDQVDWHDFTNDDPDNDSIVYVDVQKGTYYIAVRDYCGAENPELIQGPWEVFVDGADALEIDWDLVTVDSVTCNVYGKTPGSDGAITGLLDATEGGWGDYVYTLDKMAPTAVTKSASADDDRFPETNMTGEFIDLPAGYYILTVEDDSLGCIASYEVEIGIPEPLMLVTDSAYVSCNGAHDGIIRYMISGGTAPYMETTNNVGLYENASSIPADRWYATDSTVFDRRVRAGIYQIYVKDAHGCIYGPVIDTIKQPDALMLEVAKEIMPSCADDGVSGTTDDGEIWVIPSGGWDVAGYEYEVSIDDPGAVMSTSDDTIIFTGLTADTYVIEVLQHNGALASNPLNTYSDYFEKWGNGDYDSQLPWQNSSEECTYEISVDLQGPDPIVYDTVAFYDEQCYNTPTGQIHLENISGGTKPYTVWVEGPVAYSPSTGGIGADTTLPDTVTSYIWDDLVRGHYTVYIKDAAGCQLVKESGEVERPDSLMITSTKLIDDAMCNGGNGTIAIVATGGTGAYEYAVDSALVPDDGTHPFPPEDLVWQLSDTFYVPAATWVSWVRDEAGCVAGYATDAEGDPIMQHRVTVREPDSIKTDVLTQAPADCYGYPTGSITLDTVYGGNGATWTIQVSGTDYDGNAVLEEYTSTDSADIVLDGLLASTNEDDTDDMTDEDYYTVVIYDSEGCMSMEYKQFVLQPEPFIVTLEDKNNAFVCPNDKAGLFEIKVVSGGTPWPVSNNYEYMWEAYKDADMTDEVDSLRGEWGFTSTYLGYGDLYYRVSARDYNGCVTSKDTFVDAPDPITFDLYEASCYGDTLASVRVYVDSPEGRKVRLLYKEILGDTPSADTFTVHNVWFDDMLDVEQLFNFDNENLQDRHYAFMLEDTLGCTTEIDTMTFDEVQHPLVIDEVVVGESVGCETTIEVTAAGGIPPYVLLVNNEPQADMTATLATGSYEISVIDAHMRCVSTVTDSIVVSCELTIAEVQSMADSSDYVGDIVEITGTVSAVGDGVFYVQDDNAAWSGIKVVSDEVVALGDGVVVVGTVDEVDGVTVITDATVTVETATLTVEAIEVLPEDVADEMYESVLVYVHGVRANAADSTGKWTAYTEDTISVTVDTTMYTSVPVEGNFYDVTGIVNGMDSMYYVEPRMEEDVVDLTATGIEDPITGGTIEFKVYPNPFDDRIIIDNNDKLTRVIISNIAGQRVMDIEYPSHEIRTAKLVSGVYLIRMFTEEGNAKTETMIKR; this is encoded by the coding sequence CGATGCACAGGATACATATCATGTTTTTGCCGAAAAAGTTAGTGATTGTTATCGCGCAGATAATGATTACGCCGTCGAGATCTCGATGAGAGACTTCGTGGAAATTGACTCTTTTAGATTGGTACTAACATTTGATGATGCCCTGTTTAGTTACAAAAATGTAACTGGTGAGCATAGTCAAATTGATGGTGTTGGTACCGGTTTGTCAGTTTCAGTTGTGTCTCAATCAGGCGACGACAAATTAGTTATGGTATGGGATAGTGGTGATGACCCACAAACCATAGAACCGAACAACGACACAACAACTGTTTTTGTTCTTCATTTTGGTTTAAAAGGTTTCCAGCATGTTGATGGAAGTTTGGCTCATTACCAGACTGATTTAACCTGGTTGGATGAATCGTCGGTATGGAATTATGAAGGTCAGACAAGTGAAATTTTGACCTGGTATGTTGATGCCGGTGAAATTGATGTTACGCAATCATGGCCTAACTTAGAAGTTAAAGTCGAAAACGCTGATTGTGATGGTGGTGAAGCAATTGCTACCGTTACTTCTCCTGTTTATCAAACTGGAATGTTGTATTCTTTTAATGGGAATACTTTTACTTCTGATAGTACTGCGTCATTAGTTGCTCCTTCCGGACCACATACTGTAGAAGTGATGCTGGATGAGTGTATTTCGTTTGTAGAAACATTTAGTGTTGGAGCAGCAGATCCAATAGGATACTATACCGATGAAGTTGTTTTTGTTGACTGTCCGGGAGGATACGGAGATATTGAAATAGATTCAATGACCGGAACAGGTCCGTATACCTATTTTATAGTACCACTTGAAGATTGGGGAGCTGTTGCTAATGGATTACAGTTTCCAACAATGAATAAAGAGCAAGCCAATGAGTTTGTTTCTGACTATGAAGTTGGTAATCGTATCAATGAGTTACCTGTCGGAACGTATTTTGTAGCTGTTCAGGATGCCAATCTTTGTGCAGATTTAAGAGATTTGGACTGGTGGACACCTGTTACTATTGTTGATGAAAGGGAACCATGGATGGCTGTTGAAACAGAACATGCTGATGAAACCTGTGCTACCTTTGGAAATGGTAAATCGACTTTATATGTAAGCGGAGCAACTCCGTTTGTTGATGGTTATAACGTTCTGGTTGACGGTGTTTTGGAAACAAACCACACTGATTCATTGATTCTTACCGCGTTAGAGCCAGGTGCATATGATATCACATTTATTGATTCACTGCAATGCCAGTGGGATACGACAATTGTTATTGCACCGGCGGAACCTATTAGTTTTGACGTAGGACAAACTGATGCTTCATGCGAAATAGATAATGGAGAGATTTGGATTGACCTGGCAACAATTACAGGTGGTTCTGGCAGCGATTGGGCTGACTGGGATTGGTCTTATGCTACACAGCCGGATTTTTCTGATGCTGTAGCTGCCGGAACAGTTGAAGATACAGCAACAGGTTTGGCACCAAATGTATATTATGTACGTGTTTACGATAGCATTGGATGTTTCGATGACTATGTGAACATTAACAATGACAATGCGGTTAAAATATTATCTGTTGAATTTGATCTCGTTTATGATTCAATTGCATGTAATGGAGGAACAACAGATGTAACTGTAACAGTTGCAAATCCTGCAAACCATGTATTTGGTTACAGTATGGATGGAACAACATATACAAGTGATAATGTATTTGAAGCTTTAGGCGCGAATACTTACACTTTTTATGTTCATGATTCAACCATTGATTGTACAAACTCATGGACAACAACAATAGGTGAGCCTGATGAATTGGTTGTAAGTGTAATTGACTTGTTAACTTCAGAGCCATCTTGTCATGATGCTAACGATGGGCATATTCAGGTGAGAGCTGCAGGAGGTACCTCATTCGAATCTATGGGCGAGACTTATTTCTATAAATATAAGTTTGATGAAAGACCATGGGAAAATGGTGGTGTTGATAATACATTTGCTGCTGATACCGGTATGCACACTATTGTAGTTGAGGACTATTATGGTTGTAGAGATACAATTTACCATACGTTCTCTTTAACTCCGAATACCATTGCTGTTGTTGACGAGTATGTGGAATGTTTTGGCGATTTAACTGATTTACCAAACAATGATAGTACTTCTATTGTTGTTAGTTGGATTTCTGAACCGGCAGGACAGAATCAAGGCGACCGTGAACCACAAATATATTTCTCAGATGTATATATGACAGCTGCAGAAATTACATCAATGGGGACACGTTATACAGATACCACAATGTTTGGTGCTGGTGATTATTATTTTGCTGCAATCGACGAATGGGGATGTATGTCTAATGTAGATACATTAACAGTTACTGAACCTGTTGAAATAATGGCAAATGCTGAAGCTGTTAAAGTTGCTGGATGCGACGGAATCAATGACGGTCAGATAAAAATTGAAGCGTGGTTAGGTCTGGAAAGAAAAGAATCTGAAGGGAGATATCAGTACTCATTTACGCAGTCTGCTGCGATTATGCAACAATCAGATTGGTATGATCAGGTAGATTGGCATGATTTTACAAACGACGATCCTGATAACGACAGTATTGTTTATGTTGACGTACAAAAAGGCACATATTATATTGCAGTGCGCGATTATTGTGGCGCAGAAAATCCTGAATTAATTCAAGGTCCTTGGGAAGTGTTTGTTGACGGAGCTGATGCTCTTGAAATTGACTGGGATTTAGTTACTGTTGATTCAGTTACTTGTAATGTATATGGTAAAACTCCTGGTTCTGACGGAGCGATTACCGGATTGTTGGATGCAACAGAAGGTGGTTGGGGTGATTATGTTTATACATTGGATAAGATGGCTCCTACTGCAGTTACAAAATCGGCCAGTGCTGATGACGACAGATTCCCGGAAACGAATATGACAGGCGAGTTTATTGATCTACCTGCCGGATATTACATATTAACTGTTGAAGATGATTCATTAGGATGTATTGCATCTTATGAAGTTGAAATCGGAATACCGGAACCATTAATGTTAGTTACAGATAGTGCTTATGTTTCATGTAACGGTGCGCACGATGGTATAATCCGCTATATGATTTCAGGTGGTACTGCTCCTTACATGGAAACCACCAACAACGTTGGTTTATATGAGAATGCTTCTAGTATTCCTGCTGATCGTTGGTATGCAACAGATTCGACAGTATTTGACAGAAGAGTTCGTGCTGGCATTTATCAGATTTATGTAAAAGATGCTCACGGATGTATTTACGGTCCTGTAATTGATACTATCAAACAACCTGATGCTTTAATGCTGGAAGTTGCAAAAGAAATAATGCCTTCTTGCGCAGACGACGGAGTGAGTGGAACAACCGATGATGGTGAAATTTGGGTGATTCCTTCCGGCGGCTGGGATGTTGCAGGTTACGAGTATGAAGTTTCAATTGATGATCCAGGTGCTGTGATGTCAACATCAGATGATACCATTATTTTTACCGGTTTAACTGCTGATACATATGTAATCGAAGTATTACAACATAATGGAGCTTTAGCAAGTAATCCACTGAATACTTATTCAGATTACTTCGAAAAATGGGGTAATGGTGATTACGATAGCCAGTTGCCATGGCAAAACTCAAGCGAAGAATGTACTTACGAAATTTCAGTTGATCTGCAGGGACCGGATCCAATTGTATACGATACAGTTGCATTTTATGATGAGCAGTGTTATAATACACCTACAGGACAAATTCACCTGGAAAATATTTCTGGTGGAACCAAACCATACACTGTATGGGTTGAAGGACCTGTTGCTTATAGCCCGTCTACAGGCGGTATTGGAGCGGATACTACTCTTCCTGATACAGTTACAAGCTATATTTGGGATGATTTAGTAAGAGGACATTATACAGTATATATCAAGGATGCTGCTGGTTGTCAGTTGGTTAAAGAGTCTGGTGAAGTTGAAAGACCTGATAGTTTAATGATTACCAGTACAAAACTGATTGATGACGCAATGTGTAATGGTGGCAACGGAACAATTGCAATTGTTGCAACCGGAGGAACAGGAGCTTACGAATATGCAGTTGATTCTGCTTTAGTTCCGGATGACGGTACTCACCCATTCCCGCCCGAAGATCTTGTATGGCAGTTGTCGGATACTTTCTATGTTCCTGCAGCAACTTGGGTTTCTTGGGTGAGAGACGAAGCAGGTTGTGTTGCTGGTTATGCTACAGATGCTGAAGGTGATCCTATCATGCAACACCGTGTAACTGTTCGCGAACCTGATTCAATCAAAACTGATGTTTTAACTCAGGCTCCGGCTGATTGTTATGGATATCCAACAGGTTCTATTACTTTGGATACTGTTTACGGTGGTAATGGTGCTACATGGACAATTCAAGTTAGTGGAACAGATTATGATGGAAATGCGGTATTGGAAGAATATACATCGACTGATTCAGCAGATATTGTTTTGGATGGCCTGTTAGCTTCAACCAATGAAGACGACACGGACGATATGACTGATGAGGACTATTATACTGTTGTTATTTACGATAGTGAAGGATGTATGTCAATGGAATACAAACAATTTGTATTGCAGCCTGAACCATTCATCGTTACACTCGAGGATAAAAACAATGCATTTGTTTGTCCGAACGATAAAGCAGGTTTGTTTGAAATTAAAGTTGTAAGCGGTGGAACACCATGGCCGGTTAGTAACAATTATGAGTACATGTGGGAAGCATATAAAGATGCAGATATGACCGATGAGGTTGACTCATTGAGAGGCGAATGGGGCTTCACTAGTACTTATTTAGGATATGGAGATCTTTACTATAGAGTTTCGGCAAGAGATTACAATGGTTGTGTAACAAGTAAAGATACATTCGTTGATGCTCCGGATCCGATTACTTTCGACTTGTACGAAGCTTCTTGTTATGGCGATACATTAGCATCAGTAAGAGTTTATGTTGACAGCCCTGAAGGACGTAAAGTTAGGTTACTTTACAAAGAGATCCTTGGCGATACTCCTTCTGCTGATACATTTACTGTACATAATGTTTGGTTCGACGATATGTTGGATGTAGAACAATTGTTCAACTTCGACAATGAAAATCTTCAGGACCGTCACTATGCATTTATGCTGGAAGATACATTAGGTTGTACAACGGAAATCGATACAATGACATTTGACGAAGTACAGCATCCTCTGGTAATTGACGAAGTAGTAGTGGGCGAATCCGTTGGATGTGAAACTACTATTGAAGTTACTGCAGCGGGTGGTATTCCTCCTTATGTATTGTTAGTTAACAATGAGCCACAGGCAGATATGACAGCAACGCTGGCAACAGGTTCTTACGAAATTAGTGTTATTGATGCTCATATGAGATGTGTATCAACGGTAACTGATTCTATCGTGGTTAGTTGTGAGCTTACAATCGCTGAAGTACAAAGCATGGCTGATTCTTCAGACTATGTTGGAGACATTGTTGAAATTACCGGTACTGTTTCGGCAGTAGGTGATGGAGTCTTCTACGTTCAGGATGATAATGCTGCATGGAGTGGTATCAAAGTAGTTTCTGATGAAGTAGTTGCACTTGGCGATGGTGTAGTAGTTGTAGGTACTGTTGATGAAGTTGACGGTGTTACAGTAATTACTGATGCTACCGTAACAGTTGAAACTGCTACATTAACTGTAGAAGCTATAGAAGTATTACCGGAAGATGTAGCTGATGAAATGTACGAAAGCGTATTGGTATATGTACATGGTGTTCGTGCGAATGCTGCAGATAGTACCGGTAAGTGGACTGCATACACAGAAGATACAATTTCTGTAACTGTAGATACTACGATGTATACTTCAGTACCAGTTGAAGGAAACTTCTATGACGTAACAGGTATCGTGAATGGAATGGACAGTATGTATTACGTTGAACCAAGAATGGAAGAAGACGTAGTAGACCTTACTGCAACTGGAATCGAAGATCCTATTACTGGTGGAACTATAGAATTCAAGGTTTATCCTAATCCGTTTGATGACAGGATTATCATAGACAATAACGATAAATTGACAAGAGTAATTATTAGCAATATTGCTGGTCAACGTGTTATGGACATTGAATATCCAAGTCATGAAATCCGTACTGCTAAGTTGGTAAGCGGTGTTTACTTAATCAGAATGTTTACTGAGGAAGGAAATGCCAAAACCGAAACGATGATTAAAAGGTAA